In Apium graveolens cultivar Ventura unplaced genomic scaffold, ASM990537v1 ctg907, whole genome shotgun sequence, the following proteins share a genomic window:
- the LOC141705590 gene encoding cytochrome c-type biogenesis protein CcmE homolog, mitochondrial-like — MTTRSSLPRLLRAAAAYHRTTTTTLLHHRHHHTITLTQPISLLYPHPTNLSQFHFFSTSRRVPTRAPKVDIAARARQMQTRRLWTYALTFSCIAGFIVIVLNQFQDQLVFYITPEDAINKYASDPSKNKFRLGGLVLEGSVNQPASSSEMEFVITDLRKDILVRYNGSLPDLFREGHSVVVEGFVKPFTEEIRECKDAKSVTMKARAWDCYFSATEVLAKHDEKYMPAEVANALERNKKIIAEEAKAAEEEQKAAAAIG, encoded by the coding sequence ATGACGACCCGATCATCCCTTCCACGTCTCCTCCGCGCCGCCGCCGCCTACCACCGCACCACCACAACTACTCTCCTCCACCACCGCCACCACCATACAATCACTCTCACTCAACCAATTTCCCTTCTCTACCCCCACCCAACTAACCTCTCCCAGTTCCACTTCTTCTCCACCTCCCGCCGCGTCCCCACACGCGCCCCCAAAGTCGATATCGCAGCTCGCGCGCGTCAGATGCAAACGCGCCGCCTCTGGACCTACGCGCTCACTTTCAGTTGCATAGCTGGCTTCATAGTCATTGTCCTCAACCAATTCCAAGACCAATTAGTGTTTTACATTACTCCTGAAGACGCAATTAACAAATACGCCTCTGATCCTTCGAAAAATAAGTTCCGTCTCGGCGGACTTGTGCTCGAAGGAAGCGTTAATCAACCTGCCTCCTCATCTGAAATGGAGTTTGTTATAACTGATTTACGAAAAGATATTTTAGTTCGTTACAACGGCTCCTTGCCTGATTTGTTTCGAGAAGGTCATTCCGTTGTTGTGGAAGGCTTTGTTAAGCCGTTTACGGAGGAAATTAGGGAATGTAAGGATGCCAAGAGTGTTACTATGAAAGCTAGGGCTTGGGATTGTTATTTTTCCGCTACTGAGGTTTTGGCGAAACATGATGAGAAGTATATGCCTGCGGAAGTGGCCAATGCGTTGGAGAGGAATAAGAAGATTATTGCGGAAGAGGCTAAGGCGGCCGAGGAGGAGCAGAAAGCTGCTGCTGCAATTGGGTAG